The Nocardioides houyundeii genome includes the window GACGCTGGTCCAGGGGCGACGGGCGACGATCCAGGCGCCGCTCCAGCAGCGTCGCGGCAGGCTCAGCCTGCCCGGCGTGCACGAGGCAGAAGAGCAGCGTCTCCTCCATCACCTCGCGCTGCGCCGCCGACCCGCCGACGCTCCCGAGCACCGGCATCAGGTCTGTGAGCAGCTGGGCGGCCTCGGCCCAGCGCTGCTCCAGCACCGCTGCCAGCGCGTCGCAGCACGCCGTCACCACCCCGGCCACGACGGTGTCCGACGAGCGCGCGCAGTGCTCGCGCAGCGAGGCGAGCCGAGCGGCGTCACCGGCACCCGCCAGGGCCACCGCGGCGTGCATCGCCACGAAGGGCGTCTGCGGCCTCAGCAACAGCTCCTCGTCGGGACCGGACAGGGAGTCCAGGATGGACCGCATCGGCGGCGCACTCCCCTCGCCCGCGAACGCCGCCGGCACGCCCAGCGCGTCAGCCGCCGCGGTGTCCCACTCCGCGGTGGTGACGCCCCAGCGCCACAGCAGGGACGCGGAGTCCACCAGGGAGCGGACGCCACAGACCCCGGGCGGGGCGAGCTGGGAGTAGTAGCGCCGACGTACCGCCTCGGTGTCGCCCAGCGCGAGCTCGTGCAACGCGGCGTGCCAGGAGAAGTGCGCCCGGTGACTGGCGGACCGGCCACTCTCGGCGACCCAGTGGTCCAGCCACACCCGGCCCGCCTCGTGCTGCCCGGTCTCGTACATCACGTGGGTCAGGGCGTGCACCGCGTGCCCGGACGAGGGCTCGCACGACAGGGCGCTCTCCGCGAGGAGCCCCGCCTCCTCGAAACGGCTCTGGTCCTGCCGGGTGAAGGCGAGCAGCGAGATGTACCACCAGTGGTCGCCGTACGCCGGGGCGAGACCCTCGACCAGCTCCCAGGACTCGCGCTGCACGTCGGTGACCCCGGAGAAGGCGATGGTCGGCACGGCCGCGGAGACGGCCAGCACGTCCCGCGGATAGTTCGCGATGTGCGACATCAGGGCCTGGGCCCCGGAGCGGCGCACGTCGTCGACGCGGCGCGTCACCACGTCGACGAAGCTGCGCTCGCGGGCATCGCCCCGTCGGCCCACGGCCAGCTGAGCCGCCTCCAGCGAGGCGCGCACGTCCGCCTCGGCGCCGGCCTCGTGGCCCAGCATCGCCAGGGCCGCGTGCGCCATCGCGAAGTCGGGATCGAGCCTGGCCGCCTCGCGGATCAGCTCGTCCCCACCGGACTGCAGGCGCATCACGCGCTCCAGTCCGGCGTTGTACGCCGCCGCTGCCTCGGCGGTCGAGGACAGCGGCAGGCCGAGCGGGTCCCGCGGGCGAGCGATCGGGTGGTGCCCGCCCACCAGCCGGCCGTCCTCCAGGCGGCGCGGCAGCGGAGCCACCGCATCGAGCACCGAGGAGGCCAGGGCCAGCGCCTGGGTGCGGATCTCCGGCACCGCGGTCGACTCCCAGAGCTC containing:
- a CDS encoding FAD/NAD(P)-binding protein codes for the protein MSTSPRAARAKVVVVGAGASGTLTAIHLLREAGRRSTALDVVLLDPADRWARGVAFGTPDEGHLLNVTVAGMSALPEDPAHFVSWRARHVAGCDPDPAAFVPRRHFALYLDDTLADAIAATAGTVGIEHVRARAVGLRRTSTGCSVLTDRGEIEADAVVVATGLPQVGHGWAPEELRQSAFFVADPWQPGALDVVRRDQSGPADVLVVGSGLTMVDVALSVAGPGARPDRRLFAVSRRARLPKAHLSTPKLAAIPDISDWGTTLEEVRKATAQHIEQVQEASGDWRPAVDGLRFRVAALWERFSEEDRLEFMARDAGEWNVVRHRMAPSSAVTMREMWETGRLSIEAAEVVAAEPLPRGGLSVTLSDGRRRDVGWVVNCTGPQSDIRLLGNELLDDLLRPRAGTALATIATAGMGFRTDAGRLVDSAGTADAPVWTLGALRRGELWESTAVPEIRTQALALASSVLDAVAPLPRRLEDGRLVGGHHPIARPRDPLGLPLSSTAEAAAAYNAGLERVMRLQSGGDELIREAARLDPDFAMAHAALAMLGHEAGAEADVRASLEAAQLAVGRRGDARERSFVDVVTRRVDDVRRSGAQALMSHIANYPRDVLAVSAAVPTIAFSGVTDVQRESWELVEGLAPAYGDHWWYISLLAFTRQDQSRFEEAGLLAESALSCEPSSGHAVHALTHVMYETGQHEAGRVWLDHWVAESGRSASHRAHFSWHAALHELALGDTEAVRRRYYSQLAPPGVCGVRSLVDSASLLWRWGVTTAEWDTAAADALGVPAAFAGEGSAPPMRSILDSLSGPDEELLLRPQTPFVAMHAAVALAGAGDAARLASLREHCARSSDTVVAGVVTACCDALAAVLEQRWAEAAQLLTDLMPVLGSVGGSAAQREVMEETLLFCLVHAGQAEPAATLLERRLDRRPSPLDQRRLDVLGGAQGADAARVPAGSGA